From Streptomyces sp. Edi4, one genomic window encodes:
- a CDS encoding GH1 family beta-glucosidase, whose protein sequence is MTPPPRTPLPAFPPGFLWGVSASAFQIEGAVDAEGRGPSVWDAFTKEAGRVKDGSHADVATDHYHRYREDVALMAGLGVGAYRFSVSWPRVQPTGTGPAHPKGLDFYDRLVDELCAAGIAPVPTLFHWDTPLALEERGGWLQRDTAERFAAYAALVGERLVDRVPRWITLNEPAEVTLLGYGLGEHAPGRRLVFDALPAAHHQLLAHGRAVEALRAAGAREIGIAASHSPVRTAGDTDEDRAAAALYDTLMNHLFADPVLTGAYPDDWAALMPGPVAEDLKVISAPLDWYGINYYNPALVGAPRPDAATSVAGIALPPDLPFGVYEIEGHERTDFGWPVVPDGLRELLVAFRSRYGEALPPLYITENGCSYGDGPDPARGGRVADARRIAYHDGHLRALRRAMAEGVDVRGYFIWSILDNFEWAQGYRQRFGLVHVDYETLARTPKDSYAWYRDVIAGTNPGAADSGSADPGTAEPGKADPGAAGAAR, encoded by the coding sequence ATGACGCCGCCGCCGCGCACGCCGCTGCCCGCCTTTCCGCCCGGCTTTCTGTGGGGGGTGTCCGCCTCCGCGTTCCAGATCGAGGGGGCGGTGGACGCCGAAGGGCGGGGGCCCTCGGTGTGGGACGCGTTCACCAAGGAGGCCGGGCGCGTCAAGGACGGTTCGCACGCGGACGTGGCCACCGACCACTACCACCGCTACCGCGAGGACGTCGCCCTGATGGCCGGGCTCGGCGTCGGCGCGTACCGCTTCTCCGTCTCCTGGCCCCGCGTCCAGCCCACCGGCACCGGCCCCGCCCACCCCAAGGGCCTCGACTTCTACGACCGGCTCGTCGACGAACTGTGCGCCGCCGGCATCGCCCCCGTGCCCACCCTGTTCCACTGGGACACCCCGCTCGCCCTCGAAGAGCGCGGCGGCTGGCTTCAGCGGGACACGGCGGAACGCTTCGCCGCGTACGCCGCGCTCGTCGGTGAGCGCCTGGTCGACCGGGTGCCTCGCTGGATCACCCTCAACGAGCCCGCCGAGGTCACCCTGCTCGGGTACGGGCTCGGCGAGCACGCGCCCGGCCGGCGTCTGGTCTTCGACGCGCTGCCCGCAGCCCACCACCAACTCCTCGCCCACGGCAGGGCGGTTGAGGCGCTGCGTGCGGCCGGGGCGCGCGAGATAGGCATCGCCGCCTCGCACAGTCCGGTCCGTACGGCGGGCGACACCGACGAGGACCGCGCGGCGGCCGCGCTCTACGACACCCTCATGAACCACCTCTTCGCCGACCCGGTCCTCACCGGCGCCTACCCCGACGACTGGGCCGCGCTGATGCCGGGCCCGGTGGCCGAGGACTTGAAGGTCATCTCCGCCCCGCTCGACTGGTACGGGATCAACTACTACAACCCGGCGCTGGTCGGGGCGCCGAGGCCGGACGCGGCCACCAGCGTGGCCGGGATCGCGCTCCCGCCGGACCTGCCGTTCGGCGTGTACGAGATCGAGGGCCACGAACGGACGGATTTCGGCTGGCCGGTGGTGCCCGATGGGCTGCGCGAGCTCCTGGTCGCCTTCCGCTCCCGTTACGGCGAGGCCCTTCCCCCGCTGTACATCACCGAGAACGGCTGCTCCTACGGGGACGGGCCCGACCCGGCGCGCGGGGGCCGCGTCGCCGACGCCCGGCGCATCGCCTACCACGACGGCCATCTGCGCGCCCTGCGCCGGGCGATGGCCGAGGGCGTCGACGTACGCGGCTACTTCATCTGGTCGATCCTGGACAACTTCGAGTGGGCGCAGGGGTATCGGCAGCGCTTCGGGCTCGTCCATGTCGACTACGAGACCCTGGCGCGCACCCCCAAGGACTCCTACGCCTGGTACCGGGATGTCATCGCGGGCACGAATCCCGGCGCGGCGGATTCCGGGTCGGCGGACCCCGGCACTGCGGAGCCCGGGAAGGCGGATCCCGGCGCGGCGGGGGCCGCCCGGTGA
- a CDS encoding MFS transporter: MTVGPGAGAPGAAERGGRGGQGCEGGEPWAGGRWVGALALANLGVWVGWFGPLQLLLARQAQHFTPGHKASTLALVTGIGAAVSLVANPVFGALSDRTTARVGRRVPWVVAGAVGGTAGLLVLAWAPDVAVMTAGWCLVQLALNASFAALTAAVPDQVPHRRRGMAGGWLGVSQVGGVLVGTALATAAGGIALGYALCAAFSLLAVVPYVAMRRDTALPPDAQVPFSIRQFMTGFWIDPRRFPDFGWAWLTRFLMNLSYSISTMYLLYYLTDAVHYSGDADTGVLILTALDAVTLLATVVIAGVWSDRTGRRKVFVVRSGLVISAATLLLAIWQTWTGAVVASLVLGVGYGVYTAVDFALLTDVLPSAADRGRDLGVINIANALPQVLAPAIAAPVVTRLGGYGVLYALAGAIGLAGSLLVGRIRSVR; this comes from the coding sequence GTGACGGTCGGGCCCGGGGCCGGAGCCCCGGGCGCCGCCGAGCGGGGCGGTCGAGGCGGCCAGGGCTGCGAAGGCGGTGAACCCTGGGCCGGCGGGCGCTGGGTGGGGGCGCTCGCGCTGGCCAATCTCGGGGTGTGGGTGGGCTGGTTCGGCCCGCTGCAACTGCTGCTGGCCCGCCAGGCGCAGCACTTCACCCCCGGCCACAAGGCCTCGACGCTCGCGCTGGTCACCGGGATCGGCGCCGCTGTCTCCCTGGTGGCCAACCCGGTGTTCGGGGCACTGTCCGACCGGACGACGGCGCGGGTGGGGCGGCGCGTCCCGTGGGTCGTGGCGGGCGCGGTGGGCGGGACCGCGGGACTGCTCGTGCTGGCGTGGGCGCCGGACGTGGCCGTGATGACGGCGGGCTGGTGCCTGGTGCAGCTCGCCCTGAACGCCTCCTTCGCCGCATTGACCGCCGCCGTCCCCGACCAGGTGCCCCACCGGCGGCGCGGCATGGCCGGCGGCTGGCTCGGGGTGTCCCAGGTCGGCGGCGTCCTGGTGGGCACGGCGCTTGCGACGGCGGCGGGCGGCATCGCCCTGGGATACGCGCTCTGCGCGGCGTTCTCACTCCTCGCCGTCGTCCCCTATGTGGCGATGCGCCGGGACACCGCGCTGCCGCCCGACGCGCAAGTGCCGTTCTCCATACGTCAGTTCATGACCGGGTTCTGGATCGACCCCCGGCGCTTCCCCGACTTCGGGTGGGCGTGGCTGACCCGGTTCCTGATGAACCTCTCGTACTCCATCAGCACGATGTACCTGCTGTACTACCTGACGGACGCGGTGCACTACTCGGGCGACGCCGACACCGGGGTGCTCATCCTGACCGCGCTGGACGCGGTGACGCTGCTGGCCACCGTCGTGATCGCCGGCGTCTGGTCGGACCGCACGGGCCGGCGCAAGGTCTTCGTCGTCCGGTCCGGGCTCGTCATCTCGGCGGCGACGCTGCTGCTCGCCATCTGGCAGACATGGACCGGCGCGGTGGTGGCCTCGCTGGTGCTCGGCGTCGGCTACGGGGTGTACACCGCCGTCGACTTCGCCCTGCTCACGGACGTCCTGCCGAGCGCCGCCGACCGGGGCCGCGACCTCGGCGTCATCAACATCGCCAACGCGCTCCCCCAGGTCCTGGCCCCCGCGATCGCCGCGCCGGTGGTGACCCGGCTCGGCGGATACGGCGTCCTGTACGCGCTCGCCGGGGCGATCGGGCTCGCCGGATCGCTGCTCGTGGGCCGCATCCGGTCGGTGCGCTGA
- a CDS encoding methyltransferase domain-containing protein, producing the protein MSAPARPAGSYDPAHTTGGGLGGELARLEAQACLSFPEELGVLRQLGLPEHGVLLELGAGPGAVTRRLRTALPALDVVALDIDETLLGHNTAKGAARVVGDAGRLPLRDACVDAVLLRYVLQHLPEPGAALAEVARVLKPGGRVITIEVDNGCWGLAEPVYPELGPIHAALAAAQRGAGGDRTVGRRMTRMLRAAGFDEVALRLFATSSDERPVADFAPHLGPQRLEPLVADGRLPLAALALAADRWRRFQEDPEAWVMLVGFVATGTAARAGGGGPEEGARPKAP; encoded by the coding sequence ATGAGCGCCCCCGCCCGCCCCGCCGGGTCCTACGACCCCGCGCACACCACCGGTGGCGGCCTCGGCGGCGAACTCGCCCGCCTGGAGGCCCAGGCCTGCCTGTCCTTCCCCGAAGAGCTGGGCGTACTGCGGCAGTTGGGCCTGCCCGAGCATGGCGTGCTGCTCGAACTGGGCGCGGGTCCCGGCGCGGTCACCCGGCGGCTGCGGACCGCGCTGCCCGCCCTCGACGTCGTCGCCCTGGACATCGACGAGACGCTGCTCGGACACAACACCGCGAAGGGCGCGGCCCGGGTGGTCGGGGACGCGGGCCGGCTGCCGCTGCGGGACGCCTGCGTGGACGCCGTACTGCTGCGGTACGTGCTCCAGCACCTGCCCGAACCGGGAGCGGCCCTGGCCGAGGTGGCCCGCGTCCTCAAGCCGGGCGGCAGGGTCATCACCATCGAGGTGGACAACGGCTGCTGGGGTCTTGCCGAGCCCGTCTATCCCGAACTCGGCCCCATCCACGCCGCGTTGGCGGCAGCGCAGCGCGGCGCGGGCGGCGACCGCACCGTCGGCCGCCGGATGACCAGGATGCTGCGCGCGGCCGGATTCGACGAGGTGGCCCTGCGGCTCTTCGCCACCAGCAGCGACGAGCGCCCGGTCGCCGACTTCGCCCCCCACCTCGGCCCCCAGCGCCTCGAACCGCTGGTCGCCGACGGCCGCCTCCCGCTCGCCGCGCTCGCCCTGGCCGCCGACCGCTGGCGGCGCTTCCAGGAGGACCCGGAGGCGTGGGTGATGCTGGTCGGCTTCGTCGCGACGGGCACGGCGGCCCGGGCGGGCGGGGGCGGACCGGAGGAAGGCGCCCGGCCCAAGGCCCCCTGA
- a CDS encoding cytochrome P450 has product MPEQLTLPPGPADQVDLERMRQAPLAFVTELARDYGDVTCHRADGDTVYLLNRPDLVRHVLKDNGANYSKERTPDDRMLRPLLGNGLLTSDGEEWARQRHQCAPAFRPGAVKAFDTVITDAARTLIDQWEPAIAEGTPLAVDHHLAALTLTIVTRAILGADLTGIGEGFGEAVDAVNRCIGHYVPPDDPDPDDTARRQRDFARARAFLGLVTTTLIGARRVAGGADGATLLDALLGGPHPLSERELRDEVLTLIMAGHETTAKSLTWTLYLLDQHRAEADLVHEEVDRVLGGRTPTAADLPRLVHCKRAVQEAMRLYPPVWLTTRRARAADVIDGYDVAPGTLVCVSQWVLHRDPRYWERPDAYIPARFAGPVRPSHLYLPFGGGDRVCIGQHFALVEAVLVLATLAQRVRLELVEGFPVEPEALVTLRPKHGMRMIARSR; this is encoded by the coding sequence ATGCCCGAGCAACTGACCCTGCCGCCCGGCCCGGCGGACCAGGTCGATCTGGAGCGGATGCGGCAGGCTCCGCTCGCCTTCGTCACCGAACTGGCCCGCGATTACGGCGATGTGACGTGTCATCGGGCCGACGGGGACACCGTGTACCTGCTCAACCGGCCCGACCTGGTCCGCCACGTCCTCAAGGACAACGGCGCCAACTACAGCAAGGAGCGGACCCCGGACGACCGCATGCTGCGCCCGCTGCTCGGCAACGGCCTGCTGACCAGTGACGGCGAGGAGTGGGCCCGCCAGCGCCACCAGTGCGCGCCGGCCTTCAGGCCCGGCGCGGTGAAGGCCTTCGACACGGTGATCACCGACGCGGCCCGCACCCTGATCGACCAGTGGGAGCCGGCCATCGCGGAGGGCACCCCGCTCGCCGTCGACCACCACCTGGCGGCGCTGACCCTGACCATCGTGACCCGGGCGATCCTCGGCGCCGACCTCACCGGCATCGGCGAGGGCTTCGGCGAAGCGGTCGACGCCGTCAACCGGTGCATCGGCCACTACGTACCGCCCGACGATCCCGACCCGGACGACACCGCCCGCAGGCAGCGCGACTTCGCCCGGGCCCGCGCCTTCCTCGGCCTGGTCACCACCACCCTGATAGGCGCGCGCCGGGTCGCGGGCGGCGCCGACGGTGCCACCCTGCTCGACGCCCTGCTCGGCGGCCCGCACCCGCTGAGCGAGCGGGAGCTGCGCGACGAGGTGCTGACCCTGATCATGGCCGGGCACGAGACCACCGCGAAGTCGCTGACCTGGACCCTGTACCTGCTCGATCAGCACAGGGCCGAGGCGGATCTGGTCCACGAGGAGGTCGACCGGGTGCTCGGCGGCCGTACCCCGACCGCCGCCGATCTGCCCCGGCTCGTGCACTGCAAGCGGGCCGTGCAGGAGGCCATGCGGCTCTACCCGCCGGTGTGGCTCACCACCCGGCGGGCCCGCGCGGCCGACGTGATCGACGGCTACGACGTCGCGCCCGGCACCCTGGTCTGCGTCAGCCAGTGGGTGCTGCACCGCGACCCCCGCTACTGGGAGCGGCCCGATGCGTACATCCCGGCCCGGTTCGCAGGACCCGTGCGGCCCAGCCACCTCTACCTCCCCTTCGGCGGCGGCGACCGGGTGTGCATCGGGCAGCACTTCGCCCTGGTGGAGGCGGTCCTCGTCCTCGCGACGCTGGCCCAGCGGGTCCGCCTGGAACTGGTCGAGGGCTTCCCGGTGGAGCCGGAGGCCCTGGTCACCCTGCGCCCCAAGCACGGCATGCGCATGATCGCGAGATCCCGATGA
- a CDS encoding ABC transporter ATP-binding protein — protein sequence MIVDEGNPITVRGLRKQYGDHEAVRGVDLDVFPGEIFSLLGPNGAGKSTTVEILEGIRHRSGGEVTVLGEDPNRDRRSWRARIGVVPQTTGSYPDLTVREVVSHFAAFYPAPLPVDQVIDMVGLTKHQRKQSLALSGGQQRRLDVAVGIVGDPELIFLDEPTTGLDPVARREAWDLVRFFADRGTTTVLTTHYLDEAEALAQRAAVIVEGRVVEVGPLDQLGDRARTPATVSFQRPAALDGLALPGLPPGERAEEHGSAVSVLTEQPSQVLRILLAWADAANVPELPDLRVHRPSLEEIYLDLIRRNSELGAS from the coding sequence GTGATCGTCGACGAGGGCAACCCCATCACCGTACGAGGACTTCGAAAACAATACGGAGACCACGAAGCGGTGCGCGGCGTGGACCTTGATGTATTTCCCGGTGAGATCTTTTCACTGCTCGGTCCGAATGGCGCCGGAAAGAGCACCACGGTCGAAATTCTGGAGGGAATTCGCCACCGCAGCGGGGGCGAGGTGACCGTGCTCGGCGAGGATCCGAACCGCGACCGGCGCTCCTGGCGGGCCCGGATCGGCGTGGTGCCCCAAACGACCGGCAGCTACCCGGACTTGACGGTCCGTGAGGTGGTCTCGCACTTCGCGGCGTTCTACCCGGCGCCGCTCCCCGTCGACCAGGTCATCGACATGGTCGGGCTCACCAAGCACCAGCGCAAGCAGAGCCTGGCGCTCTCCGGCGGTCAGCAGCGGCGCCTGGACGTGGCCGTGGGGATCGTGGGCGATCCCGAGCTGATCTTCCTGGACGAGCCGACCACGGGCCTGGACCCGGTCGCCCGCCGCGAGGCCTGGGACCTGGTGCGGTTCTTCGCCGACCGGGGCACCACCACCGTGCTCACCACGCACTATCTGGACGAGGCGGAGGCACTGGCCCAGCGGGCCGCCGTCATCGTGGAGGGCCGGGTCGTCGAGGTCGGGCCGCTGGACCAGCTCGGCGACCGCGCGCGGACCCCGGCCACCGTCTCCTTCCAGCGCCCGGCCGCCCTGGACGGCCTGGCGCTGCCTGGCCTGCCGCCGGGCGAGCGGGCCGAGGAGCACGGCAGCGCGGTGAGCGTGCTGACCGAGCAGCCCAGCCAGGTGCTGCGCATCCTGCTCGCGTGGGCGGACGCCGCGAACGTGCCGGAGCTGCCCGATCTGCGGGTGCACCGGCCCAGCCTCGAAGAGATCTACCTGGACCTGATCCGGCGCAACAGCGAACTGGGGGCGTCATGA
- a CDS encoding ABC transporter permease, with amino-acid sequence MTTTTEPSASGRPATAARRDPATQRPMPGMWRAGLARSSVELKAFFRNKQSLIFTLLFPVLLLLVFGSIFSGTVKGTGTDVKQVFMAGIIAAGVMSTAFSGLAISIAIERDTGTVRRLGITPMPKSAYFIGKLIRVIVTAVLETVLLVGIAVLLFGLPLPSTATRWATLGWDLGLGTIACSLIAVAYSALIPNSRSAAAIVTPVFMVLQFISGVFFPFNQLPSWMQGVAALFPVKWMAQGFRSVFLPDSFAVVEPAGSWELGRIALVLALWALGGAVLSALTFRWRGPRVN; translated from the coding sequence ATGACCACCACCACCGAGCCGTCGGCGTCGGGCCGCCCGGCCACGGCCGCCCGCAGGGACCCGGCGACCCAGCGCCCGATGCCTGGCATGTGGCGGGCGGGGCTCGCCAGGAGCTCCGTCGAACTCAAGGCATTCTTCCGCAACAAGCAGTCGCTGATCTTCACGCTGCTCTTCCCGGTCCTGCTGCTCCTGGTGTTCGGTTCGATCTTCTCCGGCACCGTCAAGGGCACCGGGACCGACGTCAAGCAGGTGTTCATGGCCGGGATCATCGCGGCCGGCGTGATGAGCACGGCGTTCTCGGGCCTCGCCATCAGCATCGCCATCGAGCGCGACACCGGCACGGTGCGGCGCCTGGGCATCACGCCGATGCCCAAGTCGGCCTACTTCATCGGCAAGTTGATCCGGGTCATCGTCACCGCCGTCCTGGAGACGGTGCTGCTCGTCGGGATCGCGGTCCTGCTGTTCGGTCTGCCGCTGCCGAGCACCGCGACGCGCTGGGCGACGCTCGGCTGGGACCTCGGGCTCGGCACCATCGCCTGCTCGCTGATCGCGGTGGCCTACAGCGCCCTGATCCCCAACAGCCGGTCGGCGGCGGCGATCGTGACGCCGGTGTTCATGGTCCTTCAGTTCATCTCCGGTGTCTTCTTCCCGTTCAACCAGCTCCCGTCGTGGATGCAGGGCGTGGCGGCGCTCTTCCCCGTCAAGTGGATGGCGCAGGGCTTCCGTTCGGTGTTCCTGCCGGACTCCTTCGCGGTCGTGGAACCGGCGGGCTCCTGGGAGCTCGGCCGCATCGCCCTGGTCCTGGCCCTGTGGGCGCTGGGCGGGGCGGTGCTCTCGGCGCTGACGTTCCGCTGGCGCGGGCCCCGGGTGAACTGA
- a CDS encoding cytochrome P450: MTTSPQTAGVRLPAHLPHPFSPAGRADPGPAYRWLRAHDPVHYDPFSRMWWLTSHADCAAALRADGLSAAAGQRERARSDALPPSMLTTDPPEHQRLRAPGQSLLGPAAIRALADVLGADVDALVDGLAPRADGVEDVGAPFATAVFGRLFQLPRADWATFAALARAASVNLDPLAGPAVAMAGRAAMGELSRFLTAHARTVTEGPLARLGADTRLTERERTGILGLAVVGGWQPLAEAVGNALYWLLPRPDAVALLREGDADDARLLVQELLRLEAPIPFTARVARAQVALPGGTVPRGGRVLIIIGAANRDPAVFERPDELVPGRAANPQLAFGAGTHFCLAAQLVRVCLELLLTRLVRRHPSLSLAQPSGELDWDPRPLPRRLLGCPVTTGSADVH, from the coding sequence ATGACCACCAGCCCCCAGACGGCCGGGGTGCGGCTGCCCGCCCACCTGCCGCACCCCTTCTCACCGGCGGGCCGCGCCGACCCGGGGCCCGCCTACCGCTGGCTGCGGGCCCACGACCCGGTGCACTACGACCCGTTCTCCCGCATGTGGTGGCTCACCAGCCACGCCGACTGCGCGGCCGCGCTGCGCGCGGACGGGCTCTCGGCCGCAGCCGGGCAGCGGGAGCGGGCCAGGAGCGACGCGCTGCCGCCGTCCATGCTGACCACCGACCCGCCCGAGCACCAACGCCTGCGCGCGCCGGGGCAGTCGCTGCTCGGGCCCGCCGCGATCCGTGCCCTGGCCGACGTCCTGGGCGCGGACGTGGACGCCCTGGTGGACGGGCTCGCGCCCCGGGCGGACGGCGTCGAGGATGTGGGGGCGCCGTTCGCCACGGCCGTGTTCGGGCGGCTCTTCCAGCTGCCCCGCGCCGACTGGGCGACCTTCGCCGCGCTGGCCCGCGCCGCGTCGGTGAACCTCGATCCGCTGGCCGGGCCCGCCGTGGCGATGGCGGGCCGGGCCGCGATGGGCGAGCTCAGCCGCTTCCTCACCGCCCACGCCCGTACCGTCACCGAAGGGCCGCTGGCCCGGCTGGGCGCCGACACCCGGCTCACCGAGCGCGAGCGGACCGGCATACTCGGCCTGGCCGTCGTCGGCGGCTGGCAGCCCCTGGCCGAGGCCGTCGGCAACGCCCTGTACTGGCTGCTGCCCCGGCCCGACGCGGTCGCCCTGCTGCGCGAGGGCGACGCGGACGACGCCCGGCTGCTCGTCCAGGAGCTGCTGCGCCTCGAGGCGCCCATCCCCTTCACGGCCCGGGTCGCCCGCGCACAGGTGGCGCTGCCCGGCGGGACCGTGCCCCGGGGCGGCCGCGTCCTGATCATCATCGGCGCGGCCAACCGCGACCCGGCCGTCTTCGAGCGCCCCGACGAGCTGGTGCCCGGCCGGGCCGCCAACCCCCAGCTCGCGTTCGGCGCCGGAACCCACTTCTGTCTGGCGGCCCAACTGGTGCGCGTATGCCTGGAGTTGCTGCTCACCCGGCTGGTGCGCCGCCACCCCTCGCTCTCCCTGGCGCAGCCGTCCGGTGAGCTCGACTGGGACCCACGACCCCTACCCCGGCGGCTGCTCGGCTGCCCCGTCACGACAGGGAGCGCCGATGTCCACTGA
- a CDS encoding NAD(P)/FAD-dependent oxidoreductase has translation MSTEQNAEQAAARPAEQAAERKGDGPIPHAVIVAGAGAAGLMCARTLADAGVAVLVLEARRRIGGRIRTFRPDDGGPPLELGAQVVHGAASPVHALAGPLDAVPRTADARVVTEGRLAGLAALGHDGRAPWALQHRLATASGALEGSVADWLVTHRLSRAETRATREWFAQHWAVDPARLDARAVAAAHRGDGVGDGEYALPGGLDRLAAGLAAGLDVRLGTPVRSVEWAPGRVQVRTDQGELTARALVVTAPPAVVATGHLKIAGLPAAKSDAAARLPAGDACCLAVTYSRPAPVTRATPTVVFDADGARGFVTSRPGRPQVLVVAKAGAADVVRAAADSPDSVGRLLAPALPWTARAEVRGVTVADWGASPWSLGAFTHAGPGAEAAAASWSAPLGDTLFFAGEATAAGRRLPWLHSALDSGLRAAHDILAAVRP, from the coding sequence ATGTCCACTGAGCAGAACGCCGAACAAGCCGCCGCGCGGCCCGCTGAGCAAGCCGCCGAGCGGAAAGGGGACGGGCCGATACCGCACGCGGTGATCGTGGCGGGGGCGGGGGCGGCCGGGCTGATGTGCGCCAGGACGCTGGCCGACGCGGGGGTGGCCGTACTGGTCCTTGAGGCCCGGCGCCGCATCGGCGGCCGCATCCGCACCTTCCGCCCCGACGACGGCGGCCCCCCGCTGGAACTCGGCGCCCAGGTCGTGCACGGCGCCGCGAGCCCCGTGCACGCGCTGGCCGGACCGCTGGACGCCGTGCCCCGCACCGCCGACGCCCGCGTCGTCACCGAAGGGCGCCTCGCCGGACTCGCCGCGCTCGGGCACGACGGGCGGGCCCCCTGGGCGCTCCAGCACCGCCTCGCCACGGCCTCCGGCGCCCTTGAAGGCTCGGTCGCCGACTGGCTCGTCACGCACCGCCTGAGCCGTGCCGAGACGCGGGCGACGAGGGAGTGGTTCGCCCAGCACTGGGCCGTGGACCCCGCGCGCCTGGACGCCCGCGCGGTGGCGGCGGCACATCGGGGCGACGGTGTGGGGGACGGTGAGTACGCGCTGCCGGGCGGCCTCGACCGGCTTGCGGCCGGTCTCGCCGCCGGGCTCGACGTGCGGCTCGGCACGCCGGTGCGCTCCGTGGAGTGGGCACCCGGACGCGTTCAAGTGCGTACGGACCAAGGGGAGTTGACGGCGCGTGCGCTCGTCGTGACGGCGCCGCCCGCCGTCGTCGCCACGGGCCACCTGAAGATCGCCGGCCTGCCCGCGGCGAAGAGCGACGCGGCGGCCCGGCTGCCGGCGGGCGACGCCTGCTGCCTCGCGGTCACCTACTCCCGGCCGGCGCCCGTCACCCGCGCCACGCCGACGGTGGTCTTCGACGCGGACGGCGCACGCGGCTTCGTGACCAGCCGCCCAGGCCGGCCCCAAGTGCTCGTGGTGGCCAAGGCGGGGGCCGCGGACGTGGTCCGCGCCGCCGCCGACTCCCCCGACAGCGTTGGCAGGCTGCTCGCGCCCGCCCTGCCGTGGACCGCGCGGGCCGAGGTGCGGGGGGTCACGGTGGCGGACTGGGGGGCCTCGCCCTGGAGCCTCGGCGCCTTCACCCACGCGGGGCCGGGCGCCGAAGCCGCCGCCGCCTCCTGGTCCGCGCCGCTGGGCGACACCCTCTTCTTCGCGGGCGAGGCCACGGCGGCCGGTCGCCGCCTTCCCTGGCTGCACAGCGCCCTGGACAGCGGCCTGCGAGCGGCCCACGACATCCTCGCGGCGGTACGCCCATGA
- a CDS encoding Rieske 2Fe-2S domain-containing protein, with translation MTHQDRDAATTPSTAASAPRAVAPAPHTGWHLFAFLSELTGGLTPLAIGPRRLIAVEQDERVRLFDANCPHRGAHLGIGGTLDGDCVICPFHGKRIALGDRANRRWAVREYPVLRWGQALFTRFGSDDAEERGFPEALARFAATHPLVPALTRAIAAPADLIVENAFDGDHFTALHKVPKVTGMQARTGEAGELVIEGEFLMQTSPWQDDRAKEEVRWQAVRTGVVRWDYRPRFLARAFSPGVVVTEFGPPGRTHVIVTAASATATGCVARVAIGVSAGHEGELGMLIEGSHKAIGEDISIWENLDHTAEPHYDAGDGPVLAFRAFCAGFGRTG, from the coding sequence ATGACACACCAGGACCGTGACGCGGCGACCACCCCTTCCACCGCCGCCAGCGCCCCTCGCGCCGTGGCGCCCGCCCCGCACACCGGATGGCACCTGTTCGCCTTCCTGTCCGAGCTGACCGGCGGCCTCACTCCGCTCGCCATCGGCCCGCGCCGGCTCATCGCCGTCGAACAGGACGAGCGGGTGCGGCTCTTCGACGCCAACTGCCCGCACCGGGGCGCCCACTTGGGGATCGGCGGCACGCTCGACGGTGACTGCGTGATCTGCCCCTTCCACGGCAAACGCATCGCCCTGGGCGACCGCGCCAACAGGCGCTGGGCCGTGCGGGAGTACCCCGTACTGCGCTGGGGCCAGGCGCTGTTCACCCGGTTCGGGTCCGACGACGCCGAGGAGCGGGGGTTCCCCGAGGCTCTGGCGCGTTTCGCCGCCACCCATCCGCTCGTGCCCGCGCTCACCCGGGCCATCGCCGCCCCGGCCGACCTGATCGTCGAGAACGCCTTCGACGGCGACCACTTCACCGCCCTGCACAAGGTGCCCAAGGTGACCGGGATGCAGGCGCGGACCGGCGAGGCCGGTGAGCTGGTGATCGAGGGCGAATTCCTCATGCAGACCTCGCCCTGGCAGGACGACCGGGCCAAGGAAGAGGTCCGCTGGCAGGCGGTGCGCACCGGGGTGGTCCGCTGGGACTACCGGCCCCGGTTCCTGGCCCGTGCCTTCAGCCCCGGGGTGGTGGTCACGGAATTCGGGCCGCCCGGGCGCACCCATGTCATCGTCACCGCCGCGTCGGCGACGGCTACGGGCTGTGTGGCCCGGGTCGCGATCGGCGTGTCGGCGGGCCACGAGGGGGAGCTGGGGATGCTGATCGAGGGCAGCCACAAGGCGATCGGCGAGGACATCTCCATCTGGGAGAACCTGGACCACACCGCCGAGCCCCACTACGACGCGGGCGATGGCCCGGTACTCGCGTTCCGCGCGTTCTGCGCCGGCTTCGGGAGGACCGGATGA